The Deltaproteobacteria bacterium genome contains the following window.
GTCTTGCGGCCCGGAGCGAGGCCCGTGAAACCTTGGAAAGCATCCTTCAGGAAGCCATTTTGAAGGAGTTGCCCCGGCTGGAACGCTGCCTGCCCATGCTCAACATGCTCGGTGCCATTGCCCCGCTGCTCGGACTTCTGGGCACGGTCACGGGCATGATCAGCACCTTTCACGTCATCACCCTGCACGGCACCGGCGATCCGCGCATGATGTCCGGCGGCATTTCCGAAGCCCTGGTCACGACCATGCTCGGTCTGGGCGTGGCCATTCCCATCATGCTTGTCCATACCTTTTTGAACCGCCGCGTGGACCACATCATCGGCGACATGGAGGAAAAGGCCGTGGCCCTGACCAACATCATCTACCGCGAATCGGCCTGCAGCTAGGAAAAATTCATGGAGTTCCTGTCCCAAACCTACGACTACCTGCGCCCCGGAGGGCTGGTCATGGTCCCTCTGATTTTTGCCTCGTGCTGGATGTGGGTGCTGATCATTGAGCGC
Protein-coding sequences here:
- a CDS encoding MotA/TolQ/ExbB proton channel family protein, translated to MEFLSQTYDYLRPGGLVMVPLIFASCWMWVLIIER